In a genomic window of Anoxybacter fermentans:
- the glgP gene encoding alpha-glucan family phosphorylase: MKETQKLPRVAYFCMEYGLHEEFHLYAGGLGILAGDHLKAAKDLDLPLVGIGLLWRQGYTRQLIGEDGKPYDCYHNYEYDFLKDTGVTVSVKIRGEEVKAKVWKVDKYGNAPLYLLDTNLPDNPGKWITGQLYGGFSETRIAQEMILGIGGVRALRKLGIDVDVYHFNEGHAALAGLELIREKMEKGLSFEEAWEKTRKEIVFTTHTPVKAGNESHSLETLIYMGANNGLTLDQMVQIGGAPFNMTVAGLRLSRIANAVAQLHGQTARKMWADVKDSAPIIAITNGVHHGTWVDPRIQKNLENDDDLWNAHMEIKKECIGFIKERTGVELNPDALLIGFARRAAPYKRSDLIFTNPEVIDPLLKDGKIQIVFSGKAHPLDDTGKAIVANLVKMMKKYPKSVVFIENYDISIGRMLTRGTDVWLNNPRRPMEASGTSGMKAAMNGVLNLSTLDGWWPEACEHGVNGWQFGDGYEGEGQDEHDLRALYKVLLEEVVPTYYEDRAKWIKMMRASIKSTYEKFSATRMVKEYYERLYTNR; encoded by the coding sequence ATGAAAGAAACTCAGAAACTGCCTCGTGTGGCCTATTTTTGTATGGAATACGGCTTACATGAAGAATTTCATCTCTATGCCGGTGGATTGGGAATTCTTGCCGGCGACCACTTAAAGGCCGCAAAAGATTTGGATCTCCCTTTAGTAGGGATTGGCCTCCTTTGGAGACAGGGATACACCCGCCAATTAATCGGAGAAGACGGAAAACCTTATGACTGTTACCACAACTATGAATACGACTTTTTAAAAGACACCGGTGTAACAGTCAGTGTTAAAATCCGCGGTGAAGAAGTTAAAGCAAAGGTCTGGAAAGTTGATAAATACGGTAATGCACCTCTTTATTTATTGGATACTAATCTACCTGACAACCCCGGTAAATGGATCACAGGACAGCTTTACGGCGGATTCAGCGAAACCCGAATTGCTCAAGAAATGATCCTGGGTATTGGTGGAGTTCGTGCTCTCCGCAAGCTGGGTATTGATGTAGATGTTTACCACTTTAATGAAGGCCATGCTGCTTTAGCAGGTCTGGAGTTAATCCGTGAAAAAATGGAAAAAGGTCTGTCCTTTGAAGAGGCCTGGGAAAAGACCCGCAAAGAAATCGTCTTCACCACTCATACTCCGGTAAAAGCCGGTAATGAAAGCCATTCCTTAGAAACCTTAATATATATGGGTGCCAATAATGGTCTAACCTTAGATCAAATGGTTCAGATCGGTGGCGCACCTTTTAACATGACAGTAGCTGGTTTACGTCTCTCCCGGATTGCCAATGCTGTAGCCCAACTTCACGGTCAGACTGCACGGAAGATGTGGGCAGATGTAAAAGATAGTGCACCTATTATTGCTATTACCAATGGTGTTCACCACGGCACCTGGGTTGACCCAAGGATTCAGAAAAATCTAGAAAATGACGATGATCTCTGGAATGCCCATATGGAAATTAAAAAAGAATGTATCGGATTTATCAAAGAACGGACCGGTGTAGAACTGAACCCTGATGCTCTCCTCATCGGTTTTGCACGTAGGGCTGCTCCATATAAACGGAGTGATTTGATTTTTACCAATCCTGAAGTGATTGACCCATTATTAAAGGATGGAAAAATTCAGATTGTTTTCTCCGGTAAAGCACATCCATTAGATGATACCGGAAAAGCTATTGTAGCCAATCTGGTTAAGATGATGAAAAAATATCCAAAGAGCGTCGTCTTTATTGAAAACTATGACATCTCCATCGGCCGTATGCTGACAAGAGGTACCGATGTCTGGTTAAATAATCCACGCCGACCCATGGAAGCTTCGGGTACTTCCGGTATGAAAGCAGCCATGAACGGTGTTCTAAACCTCTCTACCCTGGATGGATGGTGGCCAGAGGCATGCGAACACGGAGTCAACGGCTGGCAGTTTGGTGATGGATACGAAGGAGAAGGGCAGGATGAGCATGACTTACGGGCCCTTTATAAAGTTCTTTTAGAAGAGGTTGTTCCAACCTATTATGAAGACCGGGCCAAATGGATTAAGATGATGCGGGCCAGTATTAAATCCACCTATGAAAAGTTCTCTGCTACCCGGATGGTTAAAGAATACTATGAACGGCTGTATACCAACAGATAA
- a CDS encoding MGDG synthase family glycosyltransferase, producing the protein MSKVMILTASTGGGHNSAARAIATAFKEEGCEGVIIDGIRTVSPLLDKIISEGYENSAKYTPRTYGKLYKLTDTPYLNQEHATIINSLLKNKIKQLIDEHKPDLIVGTHPFPLMAAARLKEIGKIDIPIMAVLTDYTTHASWVKPGIDAYVVAADDLKYLLEEEGADISQVYPFGIPVNPDFLKPRDLDKVRQELKLKDKFTILLMGGSFGAGNMKDFLCELAELKGDFQIVAVTGRNSALKEKLDQVVKKRDLEENVRVLGYTRLVSELMSIANVLVTKPGGLTTTEALLKQIPIVIPFFIPGQEEENVDFLLNHGLAFKTSRKYSLKIIVQSLMDNPERLKEMSERMRRYAKPNAARDLAQLGIKMIKSKGIVANSV; encoded by the coding sequence ATGAGTAAGGTGATGATTCTTACTGCTTCGACAGGTGGTGGGCATAATAGTGCAGCCCGGGCCATTGCCACAGCGTTTAAAGAAGAAGGATGTGAAGGGGTTATTATTGATGGAATCCGAACCGTTAGTCCTCTTTTGGATAAAATAATCTCTGAGGGATATGAGAATTCAGCTAAATATACTCCCAGAACTTATGGTAAACTTTATAAACTGACCGATACACCATATCTGAACCAGGAACATGCAACTATTATTAATTCACTGCTTAAAAATAAAATTAAACAATTGATTGATGAACATAAACCGGACCTTATCGTTGGTACTCATCCTTTTCCATTGATGGCAGCAGCACGATTAAAAGAGATAGGAAAGATTGATATTCCTATCATGGCGGTTCTAACAGATTATACAACTCATGCTTCCTGGGTAAAACCTGGGATTGATGCGTATGTAGTGGCAGCAGATGATTTGAAATATCTTTTAGAAGAAGAAGGTGCAGATATAAGTCAAGTTTATCCATTTGGAATTCCTGTCAATCCTGATTTCTTAAAGCCCCGGGACTTGGATAAAGTACGTCAAGAATTGAAGCTTAAAGATAAATTTACCATTTTATTGATGGGCGGTAGTTTTGGCGCTGGGAATATGAAAGATTTTTTATGCGAATTGGCTGAGCTTAAGGGTGATTTTCAGATTGTGGCTGTAACTGGGCGAAATTCTGCTTTAAAAGAAAAGTTGGATCAGGTAGTTAAAAAGAGAGATCTTGAGGAAAATGTGCGGGTTTTGGGTTATACACGGTTGGTTTCTGAACTGATGTCCATTGCTAATGTTTTGGTTACCAAGCCGGGTGGTTTGACCACAACAGAAGCACTTTTAAAACAGATACCAATTGTAATACCTTTCTTTATTCCAGGCCAGGAAGAGGAGAATGTAGATTTCCTTTTAAATCACGGGTTGGCATTTAAGACTAGCCGGAAGTATTCACTAAAGATTATTGTTCAATCTTTGATGGATAATCCAGAAAGGTTAAAAGAGATGAGTGAACGGATGAGACGTTATGCAAAACCCAATGCTGCCCGTGATCTGGCTCAGTTAGGAATAAAAATGATAAAGTCTAAAGGTATAGTTGCGAATAGTGTCTAA
- a CDS encoding LysE family transporter, with protein sequence MSILELFVSAFIIGLSGAMMPGPLLTYVINSSLRRGFIAGPLLVFGHALLELTLVILMILGLSKLFANSTFTAVVGIIGGSVLFWMGYGMIKAAIKKEISIEDASPKEGKVSGLILPGAIVSASNPYWILWWATVGMTYLANASKQGIMGVSAFYFGHIFSDLIWYSFVAWIVAFGRKVLNDKMYRGLVAVFGVVLIYFAATFIIDGFRYFGFIW encoded by the coding sequence ATGTCGATACTAGAATTGTTTGTTTCAGCATTTATTATAGGGCTTTCTGGAGCTATGATGCCTGGCCCGCTTTTAACTTATGTTATTAATAGTAGTCTTAGAAGAGGATTTATTGCCGGGCCTCTTTTGGTATTTGGCCATGCTCTTTTGGAATTGACATTGGTTATTTTGATGATTCTTGGTTTGAGTAAGTTGTTTGCTAATTCCACTTTTACTGCAGTGGTTGGAATTATAGGTGGTAGTGTCCTTTTCTGGATGGGATATGGAATGATCAAAGCTGCTATAAAAAAGGAAATTTCCATTGAAGATGCGTCTCCTAAGGAAGGAAAGGTATCCGGATTGATCTTACCTGGAGCTATTGTCAGTGCTTCTAATCCTTATTGGATTCTCTGGTGGGCAACTGTTGGGATGACTTATCTGGCAAATGCATCTAAACAGGGAATTATGGGTGTAAGTGCATTTTATTTTGGTCATATTTTTTCTGATCTTATCTGGTATTCTTTTGTAGCCTGGATTGTGGCTTTTGGAAGGAAAGTTTTAAATGATAAGATGTATCGGGGATTGGTTGCTGTTTTTGGGGTAGTATTGATTTATTTTGCAGCTACATTTATTATCGATGGGTTCAGATATTTTGGCTTTATATGGTGA
- a CDS encoding ATP-binding protein: MLKLPYGISDFEVIRKEGYLYVDKTKYIEQLEEIGRYLFFIRPRRFGKSLFLSTLEHYYDINRGSQFERLFGGLYIGKNPTDLRNKFAVLKLNFSGLKTDSKGNVEESFRKTVLSGLIQFVESYYRFFNHPEEIIYRLEKETDLKHMLEIVYNAVRKIDKKIYLIIDEYDHFANDIIAMGDEIYYQNIVRASVFVRDFYETIKIGTQGVIDRIFITGISPIMLDDLTSGFNIILNITMDPVTNEMLGFTEEEVEEIIKQIKISEDVLDHKRLKKLLEEYYNGYLFNEDCSKRVYNPDMIFYYFDQWLRHKKPPKVLIADNVKTDYGRLNRLVKNKANREIMENIIKNEKITADIVSKFSFDRMYDQKYFVSLLFYLGLLTIDQKIRTRLLLKIPNFVIKTVFWEYFEQKLTEEYKLVLKEEELKTAIEAMAYDGEIKPYIEFISKNVLKVLSNRDLMKFDEKYLKVILISFLIQSNIYKPISEREVENGYIDIFLEKDIGFVDVKYEWLWELKYIKRREKDQLERIREEGLAQLREYADSNVFRDKKNLKKALIIFIGKGEYEIVNL; the protein is encoded by the coding sequence ATATTGAAGCTCCCGTATGGTATATCAGATTTTGAGGTTATCCGTAAAGAGGGATATTTATATGTTGATAAAACAAAATATATAGAGCAATTAGAAGAAATAGGAAGATATCTTTTTTTTATAAGGCCGAGACGTTTTGGGAAGTCTCTTTTTCTTTCAACTTTGGAACATTACTATGACATTAATAGAGGTTCCCAGTTTGAAAGGTTATTTGGGGGGTTATATATCGGAAAGAATCCTACTGATTTGAGAAATAAGTTTGCAGTTTTAAAACTCAATTTTTCCGGGTTAAAAACTGATTCAAAAGGAAATGTGGAAGAATCATTTAGAAAAACTGTATTGAGTGGGTTAATTCAGTTTGTTGAAAGCTATTACCGGTTTTTTAATCATCCAGAAGAGATCATTTACAGGTTAGAAAAAGAAACAGACTTAAAACACATGTTAGAAATTGTCTATAATGCGGTAAGAAAAATTGATAAAAAAATTTATTTAATCATTGATGAATATGACCATTTTGCCAATGATATTATTGCTATGGGAGATGAGATATATTATCAGAATATTGTGCGTGCCAGCGTTTTTGTCCGGGATTTTTATGAGACTATAAAAATTGGAACTCAGGGTGTTATTGATAGGATATTTATAACTGGAATTTCGCCCATTATGTTAGATGATTTAACCAGTGGTTTTAATATTATTTTAAATATTACTATGGACCCTGTTACCAATGAAATGTTGGGTTTTACAGAAGAGGAAGTAGAAGAGATCATTAAACAGATTAAAATTAGTGAAGATGTATTAGATCATAAAAGATTAAAGAAGCTTTTAGAGGAATATTATAATGGGTATCTATTTAATGAAGACTGTAGTAAACGGGTTTATAATCCGGATATGATTTTTTATTATTTTGACCAATGGTTGAGACATAAAAAACCTCCAAAAGTGCTAATTGCTGATAATGTGAAAACTGATTATGGTAGGTTAAATCGTTTGGTTAAAAATAAAGCCAATCGTGAAATTATGGAGAATATTATTAAGAATGAGAAGATAACAGCAGATATTGTTTCAAAGTTCTCCTTTGATAGGATGTATGATCAGAAATACTTTGTTTCTCTTCTCTTTTATCTAGGACTTTTGACCATTGATCAAAAGATCAGGACACGCCTTTTATTGAAAATACCCAATTTTGTGATTAAAACAGTCTTTTGGGAGTACTTTGAACAGAAATTGACTGAAGAGTATAAGTTGGTATTAAAAGAGGAGGAATTGAAAACAGCAATAGAAGCTATGGCTTATGATGGAGAAATAAAACCGTATATAGAGTTTATTAGTAAGAATGTTTTAAAGGTTTTATCTAATCGTGATTTGATGAAGTTTGATGAAAAATATTTGAAGGTTATTCTAATTAGCTTTTTGATTCAGAGCAATATTTATAAACCAATTAGTGAAAGAGAAGTTGAAAATGGATATATTGATATTTTTCTTGAAAAGGATATTGGTTTTGTTGATGTTAAGTATGAGTGGTTGTGGGAGTTGAAATATATAAAAAGAAGAGAAAAAGACCAATTGGAACGGATTAGAGAAGAGGGGCTGGCTCAGTTAAGAGAATATGCTGACAGTAATGTATTTAGAGATAAAAAGAATTTGAAAAAAGCATTGATAATTTTTATTGGAAAAGGAGAATATGAAATTGTGAATCTGTGA
- a CDS encoding MFS transporter, protein MKKPDNIFKFYVFTFLRNFELVMPVLVLFYLDNNLTYANIFFLQAWFTLIIMIFEIPSGALSDFFGRKKTLLISGFIHAFACWIYSISKSFGMFLVCETFWGISAAFASGTLQAFVYDSLKDYKRENEAKQVFAKVQTISLLSKAVSAVIGAYIASIYSYRFVFFLTTFSFLAAFITSLFFNEPKCLQTVKRVTLRDYIKQIKDGLNILRGSSILIFLTVESTIINTCIALSFWFFQPLLQSRGLAIANFGLVIAMFNIFSASGVILAPKCEKMIGAQKTILFSELFPTIFMIVVGIWINLYVAIIGFIIIHGINMIRMALFNDYFNRYIDTQQRATVLSLISFLGSLSYAILGPIVGKITDYTGLDVILTGIGVVTGILIIMLGFMRQRLSQDLQSLNA, encoded by the coding sequence ATGAAAAAACCAGATAACATATTTAAGTTTTACGTATTTACATTTCTTAGAAATTTTGAACTTGTCATGCCTGTCCTGGTGCTGTTTTATTTAGATAACAATTTAACGTATGCAAATATTTTCTTCTTGCAGGCCTGGTTTACTTTAATTATTATGATTTTTGAAATTCCGTCGGGAGCACTTTCAGATTTTTTTGGGAGAAAAAAGACGCTTTTAATAAGTGGTTTTATACATGCTTTTGCCTGTTGGATTTATTCAATCTCCAAATCTTTTGGGATGTTTTTAGTTTGTGAGACATTTTGGGGAATCTCTGCTGCCTTTGCATCTGGTACTTTGCAAGCATTTGTATATGACTCTCTTAAAGATTATAAACGTGAAAATGAAGCCAAACAAGTTTTTGCAAAAGTCCAGACAATTAGTTTGCTTTCAAAAGCTGTTTCTGCTGTAATTGGTGCCTATATTGCCAGTATTTACAGCTATCGCTTTGTCTTTTTTTTAACTACATTTTCCTTCCTGGCAGCTTTTATTACGAGTTTGTTTTTCAATGAACCGAAATGTTTGCAAACAGTAAAAAGAGTTACTTTAAGAGATTATATAAAACAAATCAAAGATGGTCTTAATATTTTACGTGGAAGTTCAATTCTGATTTTTTTAACGGTTGAAAGTACAATTATAAACACTTGTATCGCTCTTTCTTTCTGGTTCTTTCAGCCATTGTTACAGTCTCGTGGTCTTGCAATAGCAAATTTTGGTCTTGTTATTGCTATGTTTAATATTTTTTCCGCAAGTGGAGTAATTTTGGCACCAAAATGTGAAAAAATGATTGGAGCCCAAAAAACTATTCTGTTTAGTGAATTATTTCCAACAATTTTTATGATTGTTGTTGGAATTTGGATTAATCTTTATGTTGCTATTATCGGCTTTATAATTATTCACGGTATAAATATGATTCGTATGGCGCTATTCAATGATTATTTTAATCGCTATATAGATACTCAACAAAGAGCCACGGTACTGTCCTTGATTAGTTTTTTAGGTTCATTATCCTATGCAATTCTTGGCCCCATTGTAGGAAAGATAACAGATTATACAGGTTTGGATGTTATATTAACAGGTATTGGAGTTGTTACTGGAATTTTGATTATTATGTTGGGTTTTATGAGACAAAGGTTATCTCAAGACTTACAGAGTTTAAATGCTTAG
- a CDS encoding GNAT family N-acetyltransferase, producing MNKGDNQVVEYIFADESIKKEWVKKSQWDKEVIQQHMHLKNGFSIVAKIGGDLVSMISVYWNKLEEPIPETLEGYIDIIEVVKEYRGRGIARVNLF from the coding sequence GTGAATAAAGGTGATAACCAGGTTGTTGAATACATCTTTGCAGATGAAAGCATAAAAAAAGAATGGGTAAAAAAGTCACAGTGGGATAAAGAGGTAATTCAACAACATATGCATCTGAAAAATGGATTTTCTATCGTAGCAAAAATTGGTGGAGATTTAGTTAGTATGATTTCTGTTTACTGGAATAAGTTAGAAGAGCCAATACCCGAAACCTTGGAGGGATATATTGATATTATTGAGGTGGTTAAAGAGTATAGAGGTAGGGGCATAGCTAGAGTGAATTTATTCTGA
- the cmr1 gene encoding type III-B CRISPR module RAMP protein Cmr1 yields the protein MMENTEEKNPLTIRVNILTKLWTGDIDGKNSERRLTGIIGSIRWWMEALVRGLDGFACDPTDTDSKSLYRKCEFDSSTFKKKFNETGSYRKAFEESLKSICPVCQIFGCGGLSSAFRWVKKEEDNSSFTLELIPLRPVSQELWWLLDKTLHIITTYGAVGGKITQKPYPNSDINYGIVEFAYNFSNLHQKKLSDIKTWIKDIGGRQAVNSSDLPNFKYFWFIPGFHLKKDEINKFLRLDDNGNKINTNLEDDEEDFYEFLRGNIGESKKIFSFPGKSIEIDEYSPWKKLHELFYSTIEIERLWGYVRDEKDVNKVESILSRLTRKEIIKEKIIIGVDLIEQL from the coding sequence ATGATGGAAAATACGGAAGAAAAAAATCCATTAACTATTAGAGTTAATATCCTTACAAAGCTATGGACAGGGGACATAGATGGCAAAAATTCTGAAAGACGTTTAACAGGAATCATCGGTTCTATACGCTGGTGGATGGAAGCATTGGTACGGGGCCTGGATGGGTTTGCCTGTGACCCGACTGACACAGATTCTAAATCGCTATATCGCAAATGTGAGTTTGATTCATCGACTTTTAAAAAAAAATTTAATGAAACTGGAAGTTATAGAAAGGCCTTTGAAGAAAGTTTAAAATCTATTTGTCCTGTATGTCAAATTTTTGGTTGTGGAGGATTGTCTTCAGCTTTTAGATGGGTTAAGAAAGAAGAAGATAATAGTTCATTTACTTTGGAATTAATTCCTCTTCGGCCTGTTTCGCAAGAGTTGTGGTGGTTGTTAGACAAAACTCTCCATATAATAACAACTTATGGTGCTGTTGGTGGTAAAATAACCCAAAAGCCCTATCCTAACTCTGACATTAATTATGGAATAGTTGAATTTGCATATAATTTTTCAAATTTACATCAGAAAAAACTTTCAGATATAAAAACCTGGATTAAGGATATTGGAGGAAGGCAAGCTGTTAATTCTTCTGATTTGCCAAATTTTAAATATTTCTGGTTTATTCCAGGCTTTCATTTGAAAAAAGATGAAATAAATAAATTTCTTAGATTAGATGATAACGGTAATAAGATTAATACTAATTTAGAAGATGATGAAGAAGATTTCTATGAATTTTTAAGGGGGAATATAGGAGAGTCTAAGAAAATTTTTTCTTTTCCTGGGAAAAGTATTGAAATAGATGAATATTCTCCATGGAAGAAACTTCATGAATTATTTTACTCAACTATCGAAATAGAAAGGCTTTGGGGTTATGTTAGAGATGAGAAAGATGTGAACAAAGTAGAAAGTATATTGTCTCGATTGACCAGAAAAGAAATTATTAAAGAAAAAATTATTATAGGAGTGGATTTAATTGAACAATTGTAG